A stretch of the Nicotiana tabacum cultivar K326 chromosome 6, ASM71507v2, whole genome shotgun sequence genome encodes the following:
- the LOC107826147 gene encoding uncharacterized protein LOC107826147, whose translation MAGPSHPKTLPTSSSTTTPSSSTLNSMKLKTLVQSFIFSHLYRVFRALAKAKSILFQLVKNVQLVHLLEFPMMKKNRKYKNNKLFLGSFRLHYNWCSSHVMPVPVPTALEDCATGHVYYDSTWNSIISTACDESELSGYLQWLEEKACEENNEKNTKNGNDIDKLADMFIANCHERFRLEKVESYRRFQEMLARSV comes from the coding sequence aTGGCTGGCCCCTCTCATCCAAAAACTCTCCCTACTTCATCTTCTACTACAACTCCATCATCTTCAACCTTAAACTCCATGAAGCTCAAAACCCTAGTACAATCCTTCATTTTCTCCCACTTATACCGCGTTTTTCGCGCGCTAGCCAAGGCCAAATCTATCTTGTTTCAACTTGTCAAGAATGTACAATTAGTCCATCTTCTTGAATTTCCCATGATGAAGAAAAACAGGAAATACAAGAACAACAAGCTTTTTCTTGGCTCATTTAGGCTTCACTATAATTGGTGTTCTTCTCATGTAATGCCAGTGCCAGTGCCAACAGCCCTTGAGGATTGTGCCACTGGCCATGTTTATTATGATTCTACGTGGAATTCTATTATTTCTACTGCTTGTGATGAATCTGAGCTCTCTGGGTATCTTCAATGGCTTGAAGAGAAGGCTTGTgaggaaaataatgaaaaaaatacaaagaatGGGAATGATATTGATAAGCTTGCTGATATGTTCATAGCAAATTGTCATGAAAGGTTTAGGTTGGAGAAAGTTGAATCTTATAGGAGATTTCAAGAAATGTTAGCTAGAAGTGTATGA